The Brassica napus cultivar Da-Ae chromosome C7, Da-Ae, whole genome shotgun sequence genomic interval attaaatgatgttttctactcatataattttttgatcatttgtacatttttacattaaatcattggtaacaaaattttcattgtgggattaatattttagtaatttatattttttaaaaacattaaggctaagtttaaaatttaaatattaagttgtcaatatttgctcaaagtttttaccaaaacattttttgtttaaagaaaagtttgaaattaaaatatttatgtattttatatggtaaatagtttaatttaaacgatattaatatatatatatatatatatatatatatattacgcttaatattaattaaatgaggctttttacttatatgattttgtaatcatttgtatcttatcataacaaaaaaatttaaactaaaaatcacaaaaattgAATGTTAAAcatttaacagttttagtaatttataatcgtttaaaaatcaaaatataacatatacagaaaaatctaaattttattatatggttaatgtagttgtttaatttattttattaatttaaaattaaaaaaatatgatagagaATACACTAacttattattcaaaatcattaatttttatatatatattttagctacattaggtaattccgtagtttttatttaaggaaagatggaagacattaataatgaatttattgttagtttaataaaaagcttattatatatttagatggaccaataTATTTCTCTAAAGATTTTAAGGCTCATTCTGGTGATGACACATGACTACCTcaaatgttataatatttttcttttaatatataggagatatctatacaattatttataaagtgatttagcttatttgtcatgatttccatgattttaggtaattttacttatttttcatgttttaattaggtttaagctgagtcattaatttattaatagtttttagttgagtccataatttattaatttaaataatataactataaaatatgtaattatatatataattattttgattttgattatttatcatgttttccatgattttagtcaattttgcttatttgtcatgtttttattaggttttagcttagtcactgatttattaataatttttagttaaatcattaatttattaatttaaaaaaatatccgtaatgaatttatatataattgaaaacgaattttgatttaataatatttaaatctatatgttatattaaaaaaaatcttattttcttattaggttttaagcttttatataggtcattgatttattattagtttttaactgaatatttattaattttcacaaaCACCGTAGTGAattctatatataataagtcacgaattttattttaataatattaaatttatatgttatattaaatacttaattataaactaatataattaaattgtgaaaatatattttaaaattaagaaattcttatatatattgtgttgctatctgaaaacaatatttttttgttataaagttaaaaattaagatataaaacaatttataattaaatattagtcaaacaaaaatatttatataaaaatattttctaaatatttctaATAGCTTCAGTTGGTGACCActagaagaatgaaaaaaaacgaacaaaataaaaaataagatttcatttgtggaattgaaaaaataaaaaaaaatatgaatttttgttcaatttgttccttatcaaaattgcaTAGGGAAATTTTCTCTTATAAATTCATTCTTCCATGgggaatttagaagaaaaaagtgGGATCTACCTTTTAataatttgactaaaatttcaacataactggtataaattttaaggAACAAAGAATTTAGCATAATTTTTTCCTTCAACATGTTCACCAATTAGAGTTTTATTATGCcgatttttggattaataagacataaaataataagtattcgTAAGATGATTATGTCTGCATGTGTGGGTAAaacacctattatatatatatataatacggAATAATAAATAATACGTTATTATATTTGGAGGAAAAATTACTCCCACAAaatatttgttcttttttttggtaatctaCTCCCACAAAAATATAGGGTGTAACATCAACAATAGTGGGGAATCGGCACACGtgctaaatttaaatttgtaatttgTAAAAGAGACATATTACGTTGAGCTGGCATTTTTggtcatatttttataaaatagccCCACCCTTCTCAAGTCGAATTCACTCTGTCCCGCTCCCATgctcttgttttttttccacTGTTCAGTTCTCATGCagtaaatattttctattagtTCCCCAAAATTTAATGCCATAAGAACATGATTAATTGAGGGATTTAAGAGctggttcttagtttttttagttaaaagttaagggcggtttcttatattttgcTAAGAACTTCACCCTAAGATCCCCTCCACTAATGATGCtctaataattattaaactaattatgaTTTCTTCTAACTTTTGCCGACCCTTCTTATTTTCTTGTCACCTTCAAAATTTGAGTTATTATACTATATTGTTTGTCTAGTTGATCAAAAAgcattttttgttaaattacaatcaataaatttaaatgtttaaaattattttatgctTGATATGTTATATGctgtaaaaaattatatatatgcatgaactATATATATACGTATTAGTCAAGAACAGTATAATTAATGATATGTTTGATTTAGATTCCAAAGTGATGTTAGGCTATGTGGGAAGCAAACCTTATGTTCGGATCTAATTGCAACAACAGCCTCATCTTTTGATATGTACCATGCTATCCTGTTGCTGTTAGTGATGTATTCCCTCATGGCCTCATCGCTAAGGTAGATGATTGACCTCATGGCTAAGGCAGATGAATAAAAGGGAGAAACAAAATTCTGTTTGTTAAGTTTTAATCAGAAGTGGTATAATGTATAATGTATTAATATCTGTTATTACTATCAATATGTGTTGGTAAATATAACGTTATTTAtacatacaaaataaatattattattataaatttatttaaacaattattataatatctataaatatttttctaaatctgCCACAAAATATAGGGCCCCCAAAATATAACTGAATTATAGGAAACATTTACATTAAAAAGTTACtcttgattttttcttatatccTCCTGTCGAATGCAAAGAATCAAAAATAAAGAACGAAAAACTAAAGTTAGAGAGCGTTTCTCTTCCACATAATATAAGAGGAGAACAAAATTCCTCTCTATAatcccaaaaaaacaaaaacccaaaactTTGTCTTTGATCACTCAGTCTTTACGCTCACCGGTTCTAGGCCCACCCATAGTGGTTGAGTCATATATCAATCTCCACGTTCGTAACGTGTGTTTTGGACTGTTAGTGTGTTACATTATCTCCACTAGGGGGCGGAGTTGTCgacagagttcttgtttcatcttaATACTTGCTAGGGTTATTATGGTTGTGAATTTTGCAttttgagttgtttttcaagttttttttattgttatagggttagagttgtgatgatgaactgtgtatgcattgttctctACTTATGAAGGACTAAATTGTGTtaataatgtgattgatatagttcgtggtgtcgtttgctgtgtcactgagacttattgtttgtttgtctttttaatttgtttcttgtactgttgagagtacataaattatattaaagttgttgagagtaccttttgtttctagatattttttctccagtttagttgtgtgtattaagtaataatttttattatccttattatgtttgttatgtgtttttattttatttttaaacttattgCTCTTACCgaacctttaaaacaaatacatgaagacttgtataaataactataaaatgagtgacaattctgagtatttgggctttaatgagttttaaacgaatttatgcatttctcataagaagacaatagcattggcatgttgacattgggcatgtaagctatttttataagacaagagtAGTGAGCAGATGGAGATGTTATTGTTGCTTTTGTGTCTatcgggattgtctcttgtatctcttgGTGTAGctgtgtttgtttatcttttatttgatgggtaatatgtaaacaaaaatcattgttagtagTATTTATCAAAGTTCGTaatttactctgtttttttttgtataggtAAGTTTACTGAttttggttgtcgtcttcgtcttcttcattgcggaagtaagtttgtaaattgttaaatagctggccgtgtagtttgtatttttttagctGGCttgatgtatgtgtcgttgagttttagttgagctGATTGGTttgttatatttgttttgaagtttatttctaagattagacaaaaaaaaagaggtaatcattaatgattcgtctttttttggaattctagtttgtgtaaaattagtttgataagtaagagagataaatagacgatCGCAAAataggaaatatttttgattattaatgttagcacaatatagataataatataaagggaattatgtgttgattgtttcttacagatcaatgaggagacggataaggactcgagttgtttctttggtaaAGTCAGAGCTCTGGACAGAACGGATTTTCCCAACCACATCTGcaagtttaaatatcagttatgatatcgaaacataatataaacccagatgcaatatgataatatacctgggagTTATAGGTTTGTGTTCACAATCACTTGAAAATTGTCGAACAGTCTAGTTATGattggagattgatctcaggagcacctgtgatgacttcatcattaatagttggtgagatgaaacgaatgaagAATGGAttatcagttatcttgtacatgcttgagcacatagcaacctcaaaacgatcgactttcacaataaaaccggctttcaaagatgacatgtaatgattagcacgtccgacaTGAATAAACTCATGAATCACGGagtctgcaaataatattattcaacaaagaatcaggaaatcaattaaaaaatatatattaaataaatgtgataaatctaagattaacttaccttttcatcaaggaagagaactgTGATTCCTATAAACtcactgtctttcttgaaaTTCAGGGAATCCCATAAGCGAGGAGGTTAGAgactatgctctgactactacgaccaagagGGAGACACTTGAAtgttgagtgacggacgccgggGACGCCAgtttgaggaactggagaggcagaaagagacattttctagaagatggttaaagctaagaggaatcaatgagttttgtggagatgcaaattgggttcatcaaagatgagaatcatatatatagagttTAGAGAAGGACTACAAATAAGGAATATTTATGATCAaacgatttaagatggggagatgaagagttcGCCGGTGAAAacatagattacgaacagacacacggcgcaactctgtaactcagacttgtctaagacaatgatgaaaagaaccctaACTCATATTAAACAAAGACAGTTTACAATATgggaaaactataattgttttttttccatataatgtgatgaatctcatttaaaaatgaaactaataatacacttgtaggcccggtccacagagaaaaccgaagaaacaaggatttccgaccttcataaatatatattagtttcagCTATCAATGtacaaaatatcatttaatttagtggtataaatgttgatatttatatctcaataacccgggttcgaaccaTGTGCTcgacactttttcacactttttaaaagtgagatCCATAAAACGCTGACGTGGCGCGCTGGAGAAAAAGCAAAAACTCaatcattataatatagatttagatATATAAGGAACCTAAGGGGGAGAGATATGAGACTCACGAGAAGCATAAAAGAAAGGTTAATTAAGTGAGAGAAGTTATGGGACACTTTCTGATTGGTCTCCTTGTGGTTGCTCTGTCTATTGGTAATGTTATTGAAGAGGCATATGGTGAAATACCTAGACCAGTTTTGAGCGAAATAGAGTGGATTAATAAGAGAGGTCCCTTTTTGGGGATTGTAGCTCCAAACAACTATGAGCTTAATCCTCTCCTTGATTCCCAAGCCTATGTTCCATATCACAGACTGCCTTCGATCGATTTCGCAGGTAAAATTTTGTTCTATGtttgttattaaattaatttatatgaacttaattccttttttctttcttcaaatttgtaaaacatgataattttttttcattgaacgttatatatatatatatatatatatatatatatatatatatatatatatatatatatatatatatattgatctgGTTTATATGAATCGTGCAGGTAGAAAATTTCGTTTTGGAAGTATATTAAACCACCGGGTGGTAATCGTGATGTCAGGACTAGGAATGGTTAGTTCATTGattatatcaactctttatccCGTGTATATCAAAGAACTCTAgtctttttattaatataaagtttgattaaataatatatacatatataaacagGTAAATGCAGCAGTTTCAACACAATTACTAGTGAACCTGTTTAGGCTGAGAGGAGTGTTGCACTATGGAATCGCTGGGAACGCAGATGTTAATCTTCAGATTGGTGACGTCACTATTCCTAGATATTGGGCCCATTCTGGTCTCTGGAATTGGCAGGTAGGGTTTTTCTAACccgaaaacaaaaacatagaCTACTTTTCACTCAATAATTTCATTAAACTTTACTATGATTAACCTCAGTCTCTTAACTGAAATTCTTAGCTTTGACTAAGAGAcggtttttaccttttttttagattttaactaagaaaagttaagaaccatctcttaaataagagatattagagcatgattaacttGAGGTTCTTAGGATGAGGTTCTAAGCGGAAGttaaaaaactgtttcttaatttttaactaaaaaagctaagaaccggttcttaaataaggactttaagaaccggttcttagcctttttagttaaaagttaagaaacagtttcttaacttccgctaagaaccccactctaagaaccccgagttaatcatggtcttagagcatgattaacgggggtttttagcggaatataagaatctgtctattaacttttaactaaaaagctaagaacattcttaatttttttaagttaaaagttaagagacgggttcttatattccgctaagaacttcACCCTAAAAACCccgttaatcatgctcttaccgatactatgacaaaaaaaaaagacttattaTCGATACCAACCAATAATAaatgaatttgaaaaagaaatataCTAAATAAAAGTCATTAATATGTCAGCAGTTACGTTTTCTGTATATCGTAATTATCATCCATCCAAATAAATTAGTGATGACATACTAAGCAAATATAGAAAACTCTTCTAAATTAATCAGAACTAGATTTTAATCCGCACGTCCGTGCagataatttttcattttataaatatatttgatattattacaaatgttttaaatatataaatttcattttattattatatattgtgtaactcataatttatttttatatttcttattcgaCATTATTAACATATAGTGATTTGTTTcatacattttactttgttatttaCTAATATACTTTCGAGTTAGGtccaataaaataacaatataaaataatcaaatagattaTCTCCTTTAAAAtacgtttttttctttaatttatacatttttctataatacattttaaaaatttatttatttatattatagaaaagaaatatgtttaagataatttatatttacatgttgtgtttaaaaatgtactttaacatatattattttagtatttagcGGGATTTATAAGGAAAAACactattttgtttaaataatatagccctattattttagtagattttatatatagtagCATATAAcacattattttagtaaattttattgatatatgatattttggatgttatgatattgagttttctttttatatttaattaagatttcaaaatattagattgttttaattttacaacatatatagtttttttttcttggtgcatttcaaaaagttattctttattatctatgattttatcttttgtaaaatttgaaatatatcattttgtgtttgaatatttattttcaaaattttatattttgtcaaattttttttaaaaaattacacaactatttttcagttttgaagattacatgaattttgaatttgtttttgttactacGTTACTACACTatcttctaaaaaaatatttgaattttggtaatattttctatttttttctcaacatatttctttataattaaaataaaaaaatataattaaaatttgatttgtcattaatattttaaatgaattactaaaatttaatagttttctaataacatattttttaaatagtatatgaactaaaggttattatatactattatatttttatataaacattttaaacaatatattgttgagagtttcaaaataaataaaaagataatatatagttgtagatattaaattttaacatattttaatttatttatttttgtataaaaatcttatatagtttacaaattttaacccactttaatgatgagtgataaattatttagatgattttttaaattgtttttgttaatttacctatttaatagaattttgtcatatttaattcatatagcacttctatttttatataacacagaatataattatagaatttataaagaatagtatataatttttattttcttgttttataataaaagtttagttaacatttatttataacaatattatattactaattacaaaattaattaatatgttattgtataaaaatatttaaaaattttagtaagattttgttagattctttctcaacatattttgttataattaaaaaaaaaatcaaatttatagttggtttattattaatgtaaataatcaaatatgttatATTACCTAATTCTTTAAGTGGTTCTACTATGACTTGTTAATAGTAGATAAAATAggaccctaaattaatagattagatataagAATTTGAAATGATTAAAAATACATGTAATTTCTAACTTATTCtgtatttcaaaaaaagaaattttgcaAAAGTTATATTCTTAAGTTTGACACTTATGAAATTATGTGATTGAAGTTTATTTAACGACATAGTGTGTTCATAATGGCAGGTATGACAAAAGATTCAATCAAGTTAGAGCAAATTAACATATTGCACGAAAATAAGGTGTAAAAAGAGTTCGTATCTAATCTATCTACTTAAGAAAAGAGGAACCAAACACATACATATTCTCTGTGTGATGATATTATGTCGATGAGAAACTTATAAATCAACTTAGAGCAAGTATCATCTTTAGTAAAAAAGGTCCAAATCAAAGTTATTGTATtgctaatataattttatatatacagtCGGTCTACATTAACAGATTACATAGAACATAATTCGTTTGTTATACTTATAATAGAGTACATCCAGAATTAAATTAAATCGTGTTAATATATTGGTTtacttttaatagattttaatgttGGTTTAATGGAAGTTGTCCGGTTCCATTTGTAATAGCAGTGtgttatataataattagattATAACAATCTTGAAATGGTCCATAAATTAAACAGCTTTCTAACAAACTTAAAACAGTCCAAAACTTAAATGACAACATTAATGGTAGATAAATTTaagactctattttaatagagtagatgttttttttttgtttctagcgtattataatattaaacttAATTGTACTAATAATCTTGACAGTTTGAAactcatatatcatatattcaaatatggttATTAGAATCCATGCATAGTTTACgacctatatatatatcgtagGGAAGACTCGTACCTCTATTGGACCAGGTTTCAGTATATACACTTGTGCCCTGTAATTTAAACGTTCAAACTTGGGGTAGTAGCTTTTGGGTTCTGTTCATTAATATCATTTGCACATGTTCAAAATCTACTATTATATATCAATAACAATTATGTGCTGGTGGTTAAACTAACTGGTTATTTTCTGTAACGATTCAAACTTTTTAGATCTAAATATACATATTTCCATATGTTCAAAAAATTCTTACAAGAAAAATTTGCTGGTGGTATAACATGCATATATCATTATATACTTACTCTACCTTTGGATACAGAGGTATGGAGCTGGAATAGACAACGAACTAGCTTTGGAAGGAGGCGGAGACTATACTCGGGAAATTGGTTATCTAGAGTTTGCCAAGTACACTAACGGAAGTGACAACTTGCTCAACAGAATTTGGTACCAGCCGGAAGAAATCTTTCCGGTCACAGGAACTCCAGAAGTCCGGGAACATGCCTTCTGGGTTCCCGTTGACGAGTACTTCTTGGATATTGCAAGCAAACTCGAGGTATGACTTAACTCACATATTTAGATTCGTTTAGTTgacaatatttataatttatttttagccAAGTTACATACAGTATATATCGGCAAATATTTACAACACGTTGTAGTCCATTAAGTGTTTCCTATAGATGGATAGATTATATCAATATGTACACTATAACTATTTACTAATCCAACTTTATAATTCGGAAAATAAGAAAATACCAGATGTGTCCATACGTACATAAGTTCGAAAATGtacatatatagataaatactatataaaacttttgctttgttttttaccttttaagtttttttctaaTGAAAGTATTCagtttgcccaaaaaaaaaaagatttgtcattattattatttctttaggTCAGAGATCTGTTATATTTGTATCAGTATAAATCTGACCAGAAGTTCAATTATTAGATCATGTACAATACTTTCAACACTCGCTTCTCTTTCAACACCCTCATTTTCTCATTTTAACACTTCACgtaatcttctttttttgtctaCCTCAATTATTCAACACCCACTTCATTCTAAACCTCCAGAAtggtttgttttaaaaaattaaacactcTATCCCAcaacttttaatttatattatttgtttttcttacaatataataattacatattaataattaacttaaaaactaaaataacataaattttaataatatttattttcaattattatacttagcttattttttaaataatacaaaaataagtattaataaaacaattaaaattaagaatatattcatttttaagttAGATTTTtacctaattttatttttaaaaatacgaaaattaatatttttaaaacaactaaaaTTAAGAAACTTTAAATACACATGATACAAACACACGATattaagagtaaaaaaaaatattattaggatccattttaacaaaaaagaaagGTTTAAAACATTTAAACAGTTGCTTATAGTAAAAATGATGTTTCTTTTTCTGTATCTGAGAGTAGTTTCtatttatagattaaaaaaaatcttgaattttgatataattttcatattttcaaataaaaaattattatatagtaaATGTATTCGAATTATTGGattgagataaaaaaacaaaagcaataTGCCCAACCAACCACATCGCTACACGTGGCACGGTGGCccacaaatttttttctttccgcTGTTGAAACTATACAAAGTTTGTTGATACCACGTCATTATACACAGGTTTACAACACCCTAGTTGTATGGAATTAAACAGTTGAAAGAGGTTTTCAACACCCTCATTGCACATGATCTTACAATGAAATCATTGTCTTCTGTATACGTGGATTGATGATATACATTTCAAACAAAACAACAGAACACGAAGCTACCACAGTGCGTGAACACCACGTGCCTCCCTCGACCACCAAAGGTAACCATCGTTGACCATGGAGTGAGTGCAAGCGTCTTCGTCGACAACGCCGCTTACCGGACTTTCCTCCGCTCCAAATTCAACGCCACCGCGGTGGAAATGGAAAGCGCCGCCGTTGCTCTGATCTCTCATCAGCAAAACATCCCTTTTATCGTCATCCGTGCCTTGTCCGATCTCGCTGGCGGCGGCTCCGAGATCTCTAACGAAGCCGACATTTTCGGCAGCCT includes:
- the LOC106410663 gene encoding bark storage protein A, whose protein sequence is MGHFLIGLLVVALSIGNVIEEAYGEIPRPVLSEIEWINKRGPFLGIVAPNNYELNPLLDSQAYVPYHRLPSIDFAGRKFRFGSILNHRVVIVMSGLGMVNAAVSTQLLVNLFRLRGVLHYGIAGNADVNLQIGDVTIPRYWAHSGLWNWQRYGAGIDNELALEGGGDYTREIGYLEFAKYTNGSDNLLNRIWYQPEEIFPVTGTPEVREHAFWVPVDEYFLDIASKLENTKLPQCVNTTCLPRPPKVTIVDHGVSASVFVDNAAYRTFLRSKFNATAVEMESAAVALISHQQNIPFIVIRALSDLAGGGSEISNEADIFGSLAAVNSVDVLVKFVGLLPQYRGSKVQSE